In Gemmatimonadota bacterium, a single genomic region encodes these proteins:
- the murB gene encoding UDP-N-acetylmuramate dehydrogenase — translation MTSARDPELVVAARAAIRGEVREQDSLARYSTYRIGGPATVVLPADPEDAAAAIRFAAKAGVPVFALGFGSNVLLPDDGMDALVLRLGKGVDRIDQTGDRWRFGAGLPAPIAARKTAQAGWAGVHMMVGVPGTVGGGVYMNAGCHGGQWSDRVESVVAVNPRGESRVFSRSDIPFRYRWSGLDGWVVLEATVRLEAGDPSVLAGEVARLFAWRQQGTPFNSPCCGSVFKNPEPDVGGARTAGQLIEAAGLKGTRVGGAEVSPMHANYFVNTGAATAADVCRLIAMARTRVLEQFGVTLEPEVKMIGSRGEYLTGAGNNV, via the coding sequence GTGACGTCGGCCCGGGATCCCGAACTCGTCGTCGCCGCACGAGCGGCGATCCGGGGCGAGGTTCGGGAGCAGGACAGCTTGGCTCGCTACTCTACCTACCGGATTGGCGGGCCCGCCACGGTTGTCCTGCCCGCCGATCCGGAGGATGCCGCCGCCGCGATTCGGTTCGCGGCCAAGGCGGGCGTCCCGGTGTTTGCGTTAGGGTTCGGCTCCAACGTGTTGCTCCCCGACGACGGCATGGATGCCTTGGTGCTCCGGCTCGGCAAAGGTGTGGACCGGATCGATCAGACCGGCGATCGATGGCGGTTTGGGGCGGGCCTTCCCGCGCCGATTGCCGCTCGGAAGACGGCTCAGGCCGGATGGGCCGGGGTCCACATGATGGTCGGCGTACCGGGCACGGTGGGCGGCGGCGTCTATATGAATGCCGGCTGTCACGGGGGGCAGTGGTCGGATCGGGTTGAGTCGGTCGTCGCGGTGAACCCCCGCGGCGAGTCCCGGGTCTTCTCCCGCTCGGACATCCCATTCCGATATCGTTGGAGTGGTCTCGATGGCTGGGTGGTGCTCGAGGCCACCGTGCGGCTCGAGGCCGGCGATCCGTCGGTCCTGGCCGGTGAGGTCGCGAGACTGTTCGCGTGGCGACAGCAGGGCACCCCGTTCAACTCGCCATGTTGCGGCAGCGTGTTCAAGAATCCGGAACCGGACGTTGGTGGGGCCCGAACGGCGGGCCAATTGATTGAGGCGGCCGGGCTCAAGGGCACCAGGGTCGGTGGCGCCGAGGTCTCGCCGATGCACGCCAACTACTTCGTGAATACCGGGGCCGCGACCGCCGCCGATGTGTGCCGGTTGATCGCGATGGCCAGGACTCGGGTGCTGGAGCAGTTTGGGGTGACGCTGGAGCCGGAGGTCAAGATGATCGGATCGCGGGGTGAATATCTCACGGGAGCGGGGAATAATGTCTGA
- a CDS encoding N-acetyltransferase, whose protein sequence is MSDYFVHKSSYVDDGAVVGTGSKVWHFSHVMPGAVIGERCNLGQNVVVMPGTKIGDNVKIQNNVSIYEGVELEDDVFCGPSCVFTNVLNPRSHVSRKTEYQRTLVKRGATIGANATVVCGGVIGEYAFIGAGSVVRGDVPAYGLMVGVPARRIGWMCQCGVRLTVRDGMAQCRGCGASYQEEHGVLRPG, encoded by the coding sequence ATGTCTGACTATTTCGTGCACAAGTCGAGTTACGTCGACGACGGCGCCGTGGTTGGCACGGGATCCAAGGTGTGGCACTTCAGTCACGTGATGCCCGGTGCGGTGATCGGCGAACGATGCAACTTGGGGCAGAACGTCGTCGTGATGCCCGGTACCAAGATCGGCGACAATGTGAAGATTCAGAACAACGTGTCGATCTACGAAGGTGTGGAGCTCGAGGACGATGTGTTCTGCGGTCCGAGCTGTGTCTTCACGAACGTGCTCAATCCGCGAAGCCACGTTTCCCGGAAGACGGAGTACCAGCGGACCCTGGTCAAGCGGGGGGCAACCATCGGGGCGAACGCCACGGTCGTCTGCGGCGGAGTCATCGGAGAGTATGCCTTCATCGGGGCCGGGAGCGTGGTCCGGGGCGACGTGCCGGCCTACGGGCTCATGGTGGGGGTTCCGGCCCGTCGGATCGGTTGGATGTGCCAGTGTGGCGTTCGCCTGACGGTCCGGGACGGAATGGCGCAATGTCGCGGTTGCGGGGCTTCGTACCAGGAGGAACACGGGGTACTCCGCCCGGGTTGA
- a CDS encoding DegT/DnrJ/EryC1/StrS family aminotransferase, with product MTVPLLDLKAQYDSIKTDVTRAINSVVERQEFIMGREVGELETAVAGLSHAKHGIGCASGTDAILLPLKALDLVPGDEVIAPSFTFFATAGTIHNAGGTPVFVDIDPKTFCASSAAIEAAITPRTRAIIVVHLFGQMAAMDTILDIACRHGLPVIEDAAQAIGARRLIDGTWRMACELGWCGTLSFFPSKNLGGFGDGGMMVTQQDDLAARLRKLRLHGGAKQYHHEEVGTNSRLDTLQAAVLLAKLPHLAGWSEGRRGRAARYSEAFAGHSEIVPPAVDAGNEHIFHQYTIRVPRRDLLLAHLKANGIGCAVYYPVGLHLQPCFSALGYRAGSLPETERAMQEVLSLPVYPELTDGQVDRVAAAVTGFFK from the coding sequence GTGACGGTTCCCCTGCTTGACCTCAAGGCCCAGTACGACTCGATCAAGACCGACGTGACCCGAGCGATCAACTCGGTGGTCGAGCGTCAAGAGTTCATCATGGGTCGCGAGGTCGGAGAGCTCGAAACGGCGGTGGCCGGGTTGAGCCATGCCAAGCACGGCATCGGTTGCGCCAGCGGCACCGATGCGATCCTGCTGCCGCTCAAGGCCCTCGATCTGGTGCCGGGAGACGAAGTCATTGCCCCAAGCTTCACCTTCTTCGCCACGGCCGGCACGATTCACAACGCCGGGGGTACCCCGGTATTCGTCGACATCGACCCCAAGACGTTCTGCGCCTCGTCCGCTGCGATCGAGGCCGCAATCACTCCGCGTACTCGGGCGATTATCGTGGTCCATCTCTTCGGCCAGATGGCCGCCATGGACACGATCCTCGACATCGCCTGCCGGCATGGGCTCCCGGTCATCGAGGACGCGGCCCAAGCCATTGGGGCCCGCCGGCTGATTGACGGCACCTGGAGGATGGCCTGCGAACTCGGCTGGTGCGGCACGCTGTCGTTCTTCCCCAGCAAGAATTTGGGCGGGTTCGGGGACGGCGGGATGATGGTGACCCAACAGGATGACCTGGCGGCCCGGCTCCGAAAGCTCCGCCTCCACGGCGGTGCCAAACAGTATCACCATGAAGAAGTGGGAACGAACAGCCGCCTCGACACGCTCCAGGCGGCGGTGCTGTTGGCCAAGCTGCCTCATTTGGCGGGCTGGAGCGAGGGCCGCCGGGGCCGGGCTGCCCGATATTCCGAGGCATTCGCCGGGCATTCCGAGATCGTGCCGCCGGCCGTCGACGCGGGGAACGAACACATTTTTCACCAATACACCATCCGGGTACCCCGACGGGATCTTCTCCTGGCCCATTTGAAGGCCAACGGCATCGGTTGTGCAGTCTACTACCCGGTGGGACTTCACCTCCAACCCTGTTTTTCGGCGCTCGGATACCGGGCTGGCTCATTGCCCGAGACCGAGCGGGCGATGCAAGAGGTACTTTCGCTGCCGGTGTACCCGGAATTGACCGATGGCCAGGTCGACCGGGTGGCAGCGGCCGTGACGGGCTTTTTCAAGTGA